From the genome of Verrucomicrobiaceae bacterium, one region includes:
- the ychF gene encoding redox-regulated ATPase YchF has translation MLRAGIVGLPNVGKSTLFNAVTRTRKAEAANYPFCTIEPNNGVVTVPDERLAVLSKISGSSKLIPAAIEFVDIAGLVKGASQGEGLGNKFLSHIRETDAIVHVVRCFENGDITHVSGAIDPVADIEVINTELILADMDAIQRRKDKAEKNAKRGEKEAKAELAICERLIPHFDAGKPAVTLEMTEDERKLVKSFFLLSSKPCIFACNVAEGDLAAASNDPDNHPFVGKVREYVKHAHEASAVVVSAAIESELIDLSEEEAKAYLADIGVTDSGVSRLIKGVYDLLGLQTYLTTGEKETRAWTIVKGMKAPQAAGVIHGDFERGFIAGEIVPYHDLVELGSYAKCREKGKLRIEGKEYVMKDGDVVEWRFNV, from the coding sequence ATGCTACGCGCCGGAATCGTCGGCCTACCGAATGTAGGCAAATCCACTCTCTTTAATGCTGTCACCCGTACCCGAAAGGCGGAGGCGGCAAATTACCCGTTTTGCACCATCGAGCCCAATAATGGGGTGGTGACGGTGCCGGATGAGCGGCTGGCGGTGCTCTCGAAGATCTCTGGCTCGTCCAAGCTGATCCCGGCGGCGATCGAGTTCGTGGACATCGCGGGCCTGGTGAAGGGCGCGAGCCAAGGAGAGGGCCTAGGGAATAAATTTCTGAGCCATATCCGTGAGACGGATGCGATCGTGCATGTGGTGCGCTGCTTTGAAAATGGCGACATCACGCATGTGAGCGGCGCTATCGATCCGGTGGCCGATATCGAGGTGATCAATACAGAGCTGATCCTGGCGGATATGGATGCGATCCAGCGCCGGAAGGATAAGGCCGAGAAGAATGCCAAAAGAGGCGAAAAAGAGGCGAAGGCGGAGCTGGCGATCTGTGAGCGGCTGATCCCGCATTTCGATGCCGGTAAGCCTGCGGTGACGCTGGAGATGACGGAGGATGAGCGGAAGCTGGTGAAGAGCTTTTTCCTGCTGAGCTCAAAGCCCTGTATCTTTGCCTGCAATGTGGCGGAGGGCGATCTGGCCGCTGCCTCGAATGACCCGGATAATCATCCCTTTGTGGGCAAGGTGCGTGAGTATGTGAAGCATGCGCATGAGGCCAGTGCGGTGGTGGTGAGTGCTGCGATCGAGAGTGAATTGATCGACCTGAGTGAGGAGGAGGCAAAGGCTTACCTGGCAGACATCGGTGTGACGGACAGTGGTGTGTCACGCCTGATCAAGGGTGTGTATGACCTGCTGGGCCTACAGACCTATCTGACGACCGGGGAGAAGGAAACGCGTGCATGGACCATCGTGAAGGGCATGAAGGCCCCGCAGGCGGCGGGGGTGATCCACGGTGATTTTGAGCGTGGATTCATCGCAGGTGAAATCGTGCCGTATCATGATCTGGTGGAGCTAGGCTCGTATGCAAAGTGCCGCGAGAAGGGGAAACTGCGCATCGAGGGCAAAGAATACGTCATGAAGGACGGCGACGTGGTGGAGTGGCGATTCAACGTGTGA
- a CDS encoding nuclear transport factor 2 family protein, with product MTHTEPAAVVQRQLDAYNSRDVEALLSIYAEDAEMFEHPATLLASGSAVLRERFIARFQEPNLHAQLLSRIVMGQTVIDHEEITRTFPEGSGQLRMIMIYEVRGDRIARVWSIAGAKTLD from the coding sequence ATGACTCACACAGAGCCTGCAGCCGTAGTTCAGCGGCAGCTTGACGCCTATAATAGCCGCGACGTCGAGGCACTTCTGTCCATATACGCGGAGGATGCTGAGATGTTTGAGCACCCAGCCACTCTTCTCGCCAGCGGTTCGGCGGTATTGAGGGAGCGTTTCATCGCTCGGTTCCAAGAGCCCAACCTTCATGCACAGTTGTTGAGCAGGATTGTGATGGGCCAGACGGTGATCGATCACGAAGAGATTACCCGCACCTTTCCTGAAGGGTCGGGTCAGCTCAGGATGATTATGATTTATGAAGTCCGAGGAGACAGAATCGCCAGAGTTTGGAGCATCGCTGGAGCCAAGACTCTTGACTGA
- a CDS encoding nuclear transport factor 2 family protein: MNIDLPPVIAAFFHATNTREFADFLSLFTADAHVNDEANDYYGAEIAAWIDRATADTKPTVDVTGVTRDGEQLAVTAGVSGNFPGSPVQLRYSFTLKDDKIATLLIKA; this comes from the coding sequence ATGAACATAGACCTACCACCGGTTATTGCTGCCTTCTTCCACGCCACCAACACACGGGAGTTTGCGGATTTCCTGTCGCTGTTCACCGCCGATGCCCATGTCAACGACGAGGCCAATGATTACTACGGTGCCGAAATCGCAGCGTGGATTGACCGGGCTACCGCAGACACGAAGCCGACGGTGGACGTGACTGGCGTGACACGCGACGGCGAGCAGCTTGCCGTCACGGCCGGAGTCAGCGGGAATTTCCCCGGAAGCCCGGTGCAGCTTCGTTACTCCTTCACACTCAAGGACGACAAGATCGCTACGCTGCTCATCAAAGCCTGA
- a CDS encoding class D beta-lactamase, whose translation MKLSYILNLLVLLSAPAFAAETSVERDLSAEFGSYSGGFVLYDEAQQRWLRYQPEECHTRTSPCSTFKVLNSLIALETGVASGADFRLPWDGTRRSIESWNQDQTLRSAFTTSCVWYYQALATRIGLERYQQIIPNVGYGNNDLTGGVTQFWLQSSLTISPDEQVEFLRCLHARKLPFSAKNVDMVLDIMTLSQAGQTVFRGKTGSAKKNVPILGWFIGSVTSPSGLYLFATRITGGENPSGITARKITESILFTLNILPKHGIE comes from the coding sequence GTGAAACTGAGCTACATTCTTAACTTATTGGTGCTGTTGTCGGCTCCCGCGTTCGCCGCTGAAACTTCCGTGGAGCGCGACCTTTCGGCAGAGTTCGGTTCTTACTCCGGTGGCTTCGTGCTCTACGATGAGGCGCAGCAGCGCTGGCTCCGCTACCAGCCCGAAGAATGCCACACCCGCACTTCCCCGTGCTCGACGTTCAAGGTGCTCAACTCACTGATAGCTTTGGAGACTGGTGTGGCCAGCGGCGCTGATTTCAGGCTCCCTTGGGATGGCACTCGCCGTTCCATTGAGTCTTGGAATCAAGACCAGACTTTGCGGAGCGCCTTTACCACTTCCTGCGTTTGGTATTATCAGGCTTTGGCAACGCGCATCGGGTTGGAACGTTACCAGCAAATCATTCCTAACGTCGGTTACGGCAACAATGACCTGACCGGCGGCGTGACCCAATTCTGGCTTCAGAGCTCTCTGACCATTTCGCCTGACGAGCAGGTGGAGTTTCTGCGCTGCCTTCACGCTCGCAAATTACCCTTTTCCGCCAAGAATGTGGACATGGTGCTCGATATTATGACACTCTCGCAAGCCGGCCAAACGGTCTTCCGTGGCAAGACCGGAAGTGCGAAGAAGAATGTCCCGATCCTCGGTTGGTTTATCGGCAGCGTTACCAGCCCATCGGGGCTTTATCTTTTCGCCACCCGCATCACCGGGGGTGAAAACCCTTCCGGGATCACCGCCCGCAAGATTACTGAGTCCATTCTTTTCACGCTCAACATTCTTCCCAAACATGGAATAGAATAG